The following proteins come from a genomic window of Streptococcus pneumoniae:
- a CDS encoding alpha-ketoacid dehydrogenase subunit beta, with the protein METKTMSFRDTIILAMSEEMRRDENVFLMGEDVGVFGGDFGTSVGMLEEFGPERVRDCPISEAAISGAAAGAAMTGLRPIVDMTFMDFSVIAMDNIVNQAAKTRYMFGGKGQVPMTVRCAAGNGVGSAAQHSQSLESWFTHIPGLKVVAPGTPADMKGLLKSSIRDKNPVIILEYKSEFNQKGEVPVDPDYTIPLGVGEIKRQGTDVTVVTYGKMLRRVVQAAEELAEEGISVEIVDPRTLVPLDKDIIINSVKKTGKVVLVNDAHKTSGYIGEISAIISESEAFDYLDAPIRRCAGEDVPMPYAQNLENAMIPTVESIKDAIRKTYNKE; encoded by the coding sequence ATGGAAACAAAAACAATGTCCTTCCGTGACACCATTATCCTTGCTATGTCTGAGGAAATGCGTCGCGATGAAAATGTGTTCTTGATGGGAGAAGACGTCGGTGTCTTCGGAGGAGACTTCGGTACTTCTGTTGGAATGCTTGAAGAATTTGGTCCAGAACGCGTCCGTGACTGTCCGATTTCTGAAGCTGCCATCTCTGGAGCAGCAGCAGGAGCAGCCATGACAGGACTTCGTCCAATCGTCGATATGACCTTCATGGACTTCTCTGTTATTGCCATGGACAATATCGTCAACCAAGCTGCTAAAACACGTTACATGTTTGGTGGTAAAGGTCAGGTTCCAATGACTGTTCGTTGTGCAGCTGGTAACGGAGTTGGCTCTGCCGCCCAGCACTCACAATCTCTAGAGTCTTGGTTTACTCACATTCCAGGACTTAAGGTTGTGGCACCTGGAACACCTGCGGACATGAAAGGCCTGCTTAAGTCTTCTATCCGTGATAAAAACCCAGTTATTATACTTGAGTACAAGTCAGAATTTAACCAAAAAGGGGAAGTGCCAGTTGATCCAGACTACACAATTCCACTTGGGGTTGGTGAAATCAAACGCCAAGGAACGGATGTAACAGTTGTTACTTATGGAAAAATGCTTCGCCGTGTGGTTCAAGCTGCTGAAGAATTAGCAGAAGAAGGAATTTCAGTTGAAATTGTTGACCCACGTACCCTTGTTCCGCTTGATAAGGATATCATCATAAACTCAGTGAAGAAGACTGGTAAGGTTGTTCTGGTCAACGATGCCCACAAAACAAGTGGCTATATCGGTGAAATTTCAGCTATTATTTCAGAATCAGAAGCATTTGACTATCTAGATGCACCAATTCGCCGTTGTGCAGGAGAAGATGTGCCGATGCCTTATGCACAAAACCTAGAAAATGCAATGATTCCAACAGTTGAAAGTATCAAAGATGCAATCCGAAAAACTTATAACAAAGAATAG
- a CDS encoding DNA cytosine methyltransferase → MPYAIDLFCGAGGCSEGLIQSGFHILFSSDISEMVEKTYVNRHEQLGLIQGKNTWFERRDIRELTGSDIKKHISELEIFKNKEIPEIDLIMGGPSCQGFSRAGRRDKSDPRNMLFGEYVRVVNEIHPKYIILENVEGFMDMQFLGYKGITGIEYPDGSVTPDILKSELNEIGYETLEPRILNAADYGVPQRRNRVIFIGYKKGLKQPQYPAPTHGPENYISLEEAIGDLIIDKEIKEMVNPSPSTYQNKSKEGRTPSLNGEPIASKKILNNEVSKQTDIVKERFSLFKQGETGTALRKRIFEEGIDLSGHKALIQLCCEKLNLSKQEVVSKFKDKNVSKEYLDVLLTKKNIRQRWAPDQPSATIVTIADDYISPWENRTFTVREMARCQSFDDSFEFLGKRTTGGLKRRVEVPQYTQVGNAVPPLLAKALADEILKVL, encoded by the coding sequence ATGCCGTACGCAATAGATTTATTTTGTGGTGCAGGGGGTTGTTCGGAAGGATTAATCCAGTCAGGTTTTCATATTTTATTTAGCTCAGATATCAGTGAGATGGTAGAAAAAACTTATGTAAATAGACACGAACAACTTGGATTGATACAAGGAAAAAATACTTGGTTTGAAAGACGTGACATTCGAGAGTTGACAGGATCAGATATAAAAAAACATATCTCTGAATTAGAAATTTTTAAAAACAAAGAAATACCTGAAATTGATTTAATCATGGGAGGTCCAAGCTGCCAAGGATTTTCAAGAGCTGGTAGAAGAGATAAATCCGATCCTCGCAATATGCTTTTTGGCGAATATGTGAGAGTTGTCAATGAAATTCATCCAAAATATATTATTTTAGAAAATGTTGAAGGATTTATGGATATGCAGTTCCTAGGGTATAAAGGGATTACAGGTATTGAATACCCTGATGGATCAGTTACACCTGATATATTAAAGTCTGAGTTAAATGAAATAGGATATGAAACTTTAGAACCTAGAATATTAAATGCTGCCGATTATGGGGTTCCTCAAAGACGGAATAGAGTTATTTTTATTGGGTATAAGAAAGGTCTTAAACAACCTCAATACCCTGCTCCTACTCACGGTCCAGAGAATTATATTTCACTTGAAGAAGCTATCGGAGATCTTATTATTGATAAAGAGATCAAAGAAATGGTTAACCCATCTCCTTCCACTTATCAAAATAAAAGCAAAGAAGGTAGGACACCAAGTCTAAATGGAGAACCAATCGCTTCTAAAAAGATATTGAATAATGAGGTATCGAAACAAACTGATATTGTAAAAGAACGCTTCTCGTTGTTTAAGCAAGGTGAAACTGGGACCGCTTTAAGAAAAAGAATTTTTGAAGAAGGCATTGATTTATCTGGGCACAAAGCGTTAATTCAGTTATGTTGTGAAAAATTAAACCTTTCTAAACAAGAGGTCGTTTCTAAATTTAAAGATAAAAATGTAAGTAAAGAATATTTAGATGTCCTTCTTACTAAGAAAAATATAAGACAACGTTGGGCACCAGATCAGCCATCGGCTACTATTGTAACGATTGCTGATGATTATATAAGCCCTTGGGAAAATCGAACTTTTACAGTTAGGGAAATGGCACGCTGTCAATCTTTTGATGATTCATTTGAATTTTTAGGAAAACGTACAACTGGTGGGCTCAAGAGACGGGTTGAAGTTCCTCAGTATACTCAAGTAGGTAACGCTGTACCACCACTCCTAGCAAAAGCATTAGCTGATGAAATACTGAAAGTTTTATAA
- a CDS encoding thiamine pyrophosphate-dependent dehydrogenase E1 component subunit alpha: protein MSTLDKNLLLEMFRKMEEIRRMDLKIAQLVKKGKVPGMTHFSVGEEAANVGAMLALNPDDLITSNHRGHGQAIAKGIDLNGMMAEILGKYTGTCKGKGGSMHIADLDAGNLGANGIVGGGMGIAVGAALSQQMQNTGKIVVCFFGDGATNEGVFHEAVNMASIWNLPVIFYCINNGYGISADIKKMTNIEHIHQRSAAYGIPGMFIEDGNNVIDVYEGFQKAVDHVRSGNGPVLIESVTYRWLGHSSSDPGKYRTREEVELWKQKDPIENLRNYLIENNIASAEELEEIQAQVKEAVEASVKFAEESPFPPLESAFEDIYAD, encoded by the coding sequence ATGTCAACTTTAGATAAAAATCTTTTGCTAGAAATGTTCCGTAAGATGGAAGAAATCCGTCGCATGGACTTAAAAATTGCACAATTAGTAAAGAAAGGGAAAGTGCCAGGAATGACGCACTTTTCTGTTGGTGAAGAGGCAGCTAACGTGGGGGCTATGTTAGCTCTCAATCCAGATGATCTGATTACCTCAAACCACCGTGGACACGGGCAAGCTATTGCTAAAGGGATTGACCTCAACGGAATGATGGCTGAAATCCTTGGTAAATACACTGGAACCTGTAAAGGGAAAGGTGGATCTATGCATATCGCTGACCTTGATGCTGGGAACCTTGGTGCCAATGGTATTGTAGGTGGTGGTATGGGGATCGCTGTCGGTGCAGCCCTCAGTCAGCAAATGCAAAATACCGGTAAAATCGTTGTCTGCTTCTTTGGAGATGGTGCGACCAATGAAGGTGTTTTCCACGAAGCAGTGAACATGGCTTCTATCTGGAACCTGCCAGTCATTTTCTATTGCATTAACAACGGTTACGGTATCTCTGCGGATATCAAGAAAATGACCAATATAGAACATATCCATCAACGTAGCGCCGCTTATGGAATTCCTGGAATGTTCATCGAAGATGGTAACAATGTCATCGATGTCTATGAAGGATTTCAGAAAGCTGTGGACCATGTTCGCAGTGGCAATGGTCCAGTCTTGATTGAAAGTGTAACTTATCGCTGGCTCGGTCACTCATCATCTGACCCTGGTAAATATCGTACGCGTGAAGAAGTGGAATTGTGGAAACAAAAAGATCCAATCGAAAACCTCCGCAATTACCTTATTGAAAATAACATTGCAAGTGCCGAAGAATTGGAAGAAATCCAAGCGCAAGTAAAGGAAGCAGTAGAAGCTTCTGTTAAATTTGCAGAGGAAAGCCCATTCCCACCGCTTGAATCAGCCTTTGAAGATATTTACGCAGACTAA
- the pdrM gene encoding sodium-coupled multidrug efflux MATE transporter PdrM, producing MYKTKCLREKLVLFLKIFFPILIYQFANYSASFVDTAMTGQYNTMDLAGVSMATSIWNPFFTFLTGIVSALVPIIGHHLGRGKKEEVASDFYQFIYLALGLSVVLLGMVLFLAPTILNHIGLEAAVAAVAVRYLWFLSIGIIPLLLFSVIRSLLDSLGLTKLSMYLMLLLLPLNSGFNYLLIYGAFGVPELGGAGAGLGTSLAYWVLLGISVLVLFKQEKLKALHLEKRIPLNMDKIKEGVRLGLPIGGTVFAEVAIFSVVGLIMAKFSSLIIASHQSAMNFSSLMYAFPMSISSAMAIVVSYEVGAKRFDDAKTYIGLGRWTALIFAAFTLTFLYIFRGNVASLYGNDPKFIDLTVRFLTYSLFFQLADTFAAPLQGILRGYKDTVIPFYLGLLGYWGVAIPVATLFDSLTDFGAYSYWIGLIISLIVSGALYRWRLTVIMKRFESLAKSKR from the coding sequence ATGTATAAGACAAAGTGTTTACGAGAGAAGTTAGTATTATTTTTAAAAATTTTCTTCCCAATCCTGATTTACCAATTTGCCAATTATTCTGCCTCTTTTGTTGATACTGCAATGACAGGTCAATACAACACTATGGACTTGGCTGGTGTATCTATGGCAACCAGTATCTGGAATCCTTTCTTTACATTTCTAACAGGGATTGTGTCAGCCTTGGTGCCTATCATTGGTCACCATCTTGGTCGAGGAAAAAAGGAAGAAGTTGCGTCTGATTTTTACCAATTTATTTATTTGGCCTTGGGCCTATCTGTGGTATTGCTGGGGATGGTACTTTTTTTGGCACCAACAATCTTGAATCATATTGGGTTAGAAGCAGCAGTAGCGGCAGTAGCGGTTCGCTATCTTTGGTTTTTATCTATCGGGATTATCCCCTTGTTGCTCTTTAGCGTCATTCGTTCCTTGCTGGATTCGCTGGGCTTGACCAAACTGTCCATGTACCTCATGCTTTTGTTACTCCCTCTCAATAGCGGATTTAACTATCTCTTGATTTACGGTGCCTTTGGTGTTCCAGAACTGGGAGGGGCTGGTGCTGGTTTAGGAACATCCTTGGCCTACTGGGTCTTGCTTGGGATTTCTGTTCTGGTTTTATTTAAACAGGAGAAGCTCAAAGCCTTACACCTTGAGAAACGAATTCCACTTAATATGGATAAAATTAAGGAAGGAGTTCGTTTAGGTCTGCCTATTGGGGGAACTGTCTTCGCGGAAGTGGCTATCTTTTCAGTGGTTGGCTTGATTATGGCTAAGTTTTCGTCCTTGATTATAGCTAGTCACCAGTCAGCTATGAACTTTTCAAGTCTTATGTACGCCTTTCCTATGAGTATCTCATCGGCTATGGCTATTGTCGTTTCCTATGAAGTGGGAGCCAAGCGATTTGATGATGCGAAAACCTATATTGGTCTAGGAAGATGGACTGCCCTCATTTTTGCGGCCTTCACCTTAACCTTCCTTTACATTTTTAGGGGAAATGTGGCCAGTCTTTATGGTAACGACCCAAAATTTATCGATTTGACAGTGCGTTTTTTAACTTATAGTCTTTTCTTCCAGTTAGCAGATACCTTTGCGGCGCCGCTTCAGGGAATTTTGCGGGGGTATAAGGATACAGTTATTCCTTTTTACCTTGGTTTGCTTGGTTATTGGGGCGTAGCAATCCCTGTGGCTACGCTATTTGATTCTCTAACAGATTTTGGAGCTTATTCTTACTGGATCGGCTTGATTATTAGTTTGATTGTGAGTGGGGCGCTCTACCGTTGGCGTTTAACTGTGATTATGAAGAGATTTGAATCTTTAGCAAAATCCAAACGCTAA
- a CDS encoding lipoate--protein ligase, whose amino-acid sequence MKYIINHSNDTAFNIALEEYAFKHLLDEDQIFLLWINKPSIIVGRHQNTIEEINRDYVRENGIEVVRRISGGGAVYHDLNNLNYTIISKEDENKAFDFKSFSTPVINTLAQLGVKAEFTGRNDLEIDGKKFCGNAQAYINGRIMHHGCLLFDVDLSVLANALKVSKDKFESKGVKSVRARVTNIINELPKKITVEKFRDLLLEYMKKEYPEMTEYVFSEEELAEINRIKDTKFGTWDWNYGKSPEFNVRRGTKFTSGKVEVFANVTESKIQDIKIYGDFFGIEDVAAVEDVLRGVKYEREDVLKALKTIDITRYFAGISREEIAEAVVG is encoded by the coding sequence ATGAAATACATTATCAATCATTCAAATGACACTGCTTTTAATATTGCCTTGGAAGAATACGCCTTTAAACACCTTTTGGATGAGGATCAAATCTTCCTACTTTGGATTAACAAGCCATCTATCATTGTTGGTCGTCACCAGAACACTATCGAAGAAATCAACCGTGATTATGTTCGCGAAAATGGTATTGAGGTAGTTCGCCGTATTAGTGGTGGTGGAGCTGTTTACCACGATTTAAATAACCTCAACTACACGATCATCTCCAAAGAAGATGAAAATAAGGCATTTGACTTCAAGAGCTTCTCAACTCCGGTTATCAATACCCTGGCTCAACTTGGGGTTAAAGCTGAGTTCACAGGTCGTAATGACCTTGAGATTGATGGTAAGAAGTTCTGTGGCAATGCCCAAGCCTATATCAACGGCCGTATCATGCACCACGGTTGCTTGCTCTTTGACGTTGATTTGTCAGTCCTCGCAAATGCCCTTAAGGTTTCAAAAGATAAATTTGAATCAAAAGGTGTGAAATCCGTCCGTGCCCGTGTAACCAATATTATCAATGAATTACCAAAAAAAATCACAGTCGAAAAATTCCGTGATTTACTCTTGGAATACATGAAAAAAGAGTACCCAGAGATGACTGAATACGTCTTTTCAGAAGAAGAATTGGCCGAAATCAATCGCATCAAGGATACTAAGTTTGGAACTTGGGACTGGAACTATGGTAAATCACCTGAATTTAACGTCCGTCGTGGAACCAAATTCACTAGTGGTAAGGTTGAAGTCTTTGCTAACGTTACTGAATCAAAAATCCAAGACATCAAGATTTATGGTGACTTCTTTGGTATTGAAGACGTTGCTGCAGTAGAAGATGTCCTTCGTGGGGTGAAATACGAACGCGAAGATGTTCTTAAGGCGCTAAAAACCATTGATATCACACGCTACTTCGCTGGTATTAGCCGTGAAGAAATCGCTGAAGCGGTAGTTGGATAA
- the lpdA gene encoding dihydrolipoyl dehydrogenase → MALEVIMPKAGVDMTEGQIVQWNKKVGEFVKEGEILLEIMTDKVSMELEAEEDGYLIAILKGDGETVPVTEVIGYLGEERENIPTAGAASPEASSVPVASTSNDDDKSDDAFDIVVIGGGPAGYVAAIKAAQFGGKVALVEKSELGGTCLNRGCIPTKTYLHNAEIIENIGHAANRGIVIENPNFTVDMEKLLETKSKVVNTLVGGVAGLLRSYGVTVHKGIGTITKDKNVLVNGSELLETKKIILAGGSKVSKINVPGMESPLVMTSDDILEMNEVPESLVIIGGGVVGIELGQAFMTFGSKVTVIEMMDCIVPAMDAEVSKNLRLILERKGMTILTGTKLQEIIEENGQLRIKVEGKDDIIASKALLSIGRMPDLEGIGEVEFELDRGCIKVNEYMETSVPGIYAPGDINGTKMLAHAAFRMGEVSAENALKGNHAVAKLNLTPAAIYTLPEVAAVGLTEEQAREKYDVAIGKFNFAANGRAIASDAAQGFVKVIVDKKYGEILGVHIIGPAAAELINEASSIIEMEITVEEMLKTIHGHPTYSEVMYEAFADVLGMAIHSPKKK, encoded by the coding sequence ATGGCCTTAGAAGTAATTATGCCAAAAGCCGGCGTGGATATGACAGAAGGACAAATCGTCCAATGGAATAAAAAAGTCGGAGAATTTGTAAAAGAAGGAGAAATCCTTTTGGAAATCATGACTGATAAAGTCAGCATGGAATTGGAAGCCGAAGAAGATGGGTACTTGATTGCCATTCTCAAAGGAGATGGTGAAACTGTCCCTGTAACGGAAGTTATCGGTTACCTTGGTGAAGAAAGGGAAAACATCCCAACAGCTGGAGCAGCATCGCCAGAAGCTAGCTCTGTACCTGTAGCAAGTACCTCAAACGATGATGATAAGAGCGATGATGCTTTTGATATCGTTGTGATTGGTGGAGGTCCTGCTGGTTATGTTGCAGCCATTAAAGCTGCCCAATTCGGCGGTAAGGTTGCCCTTGTTGAGAAATCTGAACTTGGTGGAACCTGCTTAAACCGTGGATGTATTCCAACCAAGACCTACCTTCATAACGCTGAAATTATTGAAAATATCGGTCATGCTGCAAATCGTGGTATCGTGATTGAAAATCCTAACTTCACTGTTGATATGGAAAAACTTTTAGAAACTAAATCTAAAGTTGTTAATACTCTTGTTGGTGGTGTTGCAGGACTTCTTCGTAGCTACGGAGTTACTGTTCATAAAGGAATTGGTACAATCACTAAAGACAAGAACGTCTTGGTAAATGGCTCTGAATTGCTTGAAACCAAGAAAATCATTCTTGCTGGTGGTTCAAAAGTCAGCAAGATCAACGTCCCTGGTATGGAATCTCCACTTGTCATGACTAGTGATGACATTCTTGAAATGAACGAAGTGCCAGAAAGCCTTGTTATCATCGGTGGTGGAGTTGTCGGTATCGAACTCGGTCAGGCCTTCATGACATTTGGTTCAAAAGTGACTGTTATCGAAATGATGGACTGTATAGTTCCAGCTATGGATGCGGAAGTTTCTAAGAACCTTCGCTTGATCCTTGAGCGTAAAGGAATGACCATCTTGACTGGTACTAAACTGCAAGAAATCATTGAGGAAAATGGTCAACTTCGTATCAAGGTTGAAGGAAAAGACGATATCATCGCAAGCAAAGCTCTTCTTTCAATTGGTCGTATGCCAGACCTTGAAGGTATTGGAGAGGTTGAGTTTGAATTGGATCGTGGTTGTATCAAGGTCAATGAATACATGGAAACTTCAGTTCCAGGCATTTATGCACCAGGTGACATCAACGGTACTAAGATGTTGGCTCACGCAGCTTTCCGCATGGGTGAAGTTTCCGCTGAAAATGCCCTTAAAGGAAATCATGCAGTTGCCAAATTGAATTTGACTCCTGCAGCCATCTACACTCTCCCTGAAGTAGCAGCAGTAGGTTTGACAGAAGAACAAGCCCGTGAGAAATACGATGTTGCCATCGGTAAGTTTAACTTTGCTGCTAACGGTCGTGCTATTGCATCTGACGCTGCTCAAGGTTTCGTAAAAGTTATCGTTGATAAGAAATACGGAGAAATCCTTGGTGTACACATTATTGGTCCTGCAGCCGCAGAATTAATAAACGAAGCATCAAGCATCATCGAAATGGAAATCACTGTTGAGGAAATGCTGAAGACCATCCACGGGCACCCAACTTACTCTGAAGTGATGTACGAAGCGTTTGCAGATGTTCTAGGAATGGCCATCCATTCACCTAAGAAAAAATAA
- a CDS encoding dihydrolipoamide acetyltransferase, which produces MADDKLRATPAARKLADDLGINLYDVSGSGANGRVHKEDVETYKDTNVVRISPLAKRIALEHNIAWQEIQGTGHRGKIMKKDVLALLPENIENDSIKSPAQIEKVEEVPDNVTPYGEIERIPMTPMRKVIAQRMVESYLTAPTFTLNYEVDMTEMLALRKKVLEPIMEATGKKTTVTDLLSLAVVKTLMKHPYINASLTEDGKTIITHNYVNLAMAVGMDNGLMTPVVYNAEKMSLSELVVAFKDVIGRTLDGKLAPSELQNSTFTISNLGMFGVQSFGPIINQPNSAILGVSSTIEKPVVVNGEIVIRPIMSLGLTIDHRVVDGMAGAKFMKDLKELIETPISMLI; this is translated from the coding sequence ATGGCTGATGACAAGCTAAGAGCGACTCCTGCAGCTAGAAAGTTAGCGGATGATTTAGGGATAAACCTCTACGACGTTTCTGGCTCAGGTGCAAACGGTCGTGTCCACAAAGAAGACGTGGAAACTTATAAAGACACAAACGTGGTTCGCATTTCGCCACTTGCAAAACGAATTGCCCTCGAACATAACATTGCTTGGCAGGAAATCCAAGGAACCGGTCATCGTGGTAAAATCATGAAGAAGGATGTTTTGGCCCTGCTTCCTGAAAATATCGAAAACGATAGCATCAAATCTCCTGCTCAGATTGAAAAAGTGGAAGAAGTCCCTGATAACGTAACACCATATGGTGAAATCGAGCGTATTCCAATGACACCAATGCGTAAGGTTATTGCCCAACGCATGGTTGAATCTTACTTGACTGCGCCAACCTTCACCCTCAACTATGAAGTTGATATGACTGAAATGTTGGCTCTTCGTAAGAAGGTTCTTGAGCCAATCATGGAAGCAACTGGGAAGAAGACTACTGTAACAGACCTTCTTTCGCTTGCAGTTGTTAAGACTCTTATGAAACACCCATACATCAACGCTTCATTGACAGAAGATGGCAAGACTATTATCACTCACAACTATGTCAATCTTGCCATGGCAGTTGGGATGGATAATGGATTGATGACACCTGTTGTTTACAATGCTGAGAAAATGAGTCTTTCAGAACTGGTTGTAGCCTTTAAGGATGTTATTGGCCGTACCTTGGATGGTAAATTGGCTCCAAGTGAGTTACAAAATTCAACATTCACAATCAGTAATTTGGGAATGTTTGGTGTTCAGTCCTTTGGTCCGATTATTAACCAACCCAACTCAGCTATCCTTGGTGTCAGTTCGACAATCGAGAAGCCAGTTGTCGTCAATGGTGAAATTGTGATTCGCCCAATCATGAGTTTAGGATTAACCATTGACCACCGTGTCGTAGATGGTATGGCTGGTGCTAAGTTTATGAAGGACTTGAAAGAGTTGATTGAAACGCCAATCTCAATGTTAATTTAA
- the xerS gene encoding tyrosine recombinase XerS, giving the protein MKREILLERIDKLKQLMPWYVLEYYQSKLAVPYSFTTLYEYLKEYDRFFSWVLESGISNADKISDIPLSVLENMSKKDMESFILYLRERPLLNANTTKQGVSQTTINRTLSALSSLYKYLTEEVENDQGEPYFYRNVMKKVSTKKKKETLAARAENIKQKLFLGDETAGFLTYIDQEHPQQLSNRALSSFNKNKERDLAIIALLLASGVRLSEAVNLDLRDLNLKMMVIDVTRKGGKRDSVNVAAFAKPYLENYLAIRNQRYKTEKTDTALFLTLYRGVPNRIDASSVEKMVAKYSEDFKVRVTPHKLRHTLATRLYDATKSQVLVSHQLGHASTQVTDLYTHIVNDEQKNALDSL; this is encoded by the coding sequence ATGAAACGTGAGATTTTACTGGAACGAATCGACAAACTAAAACAACTCATGCCCTGGTATGTTCTGGAATACTACCAATCTAAACTGGCTGTGCCCTACAGTTTTACAACCCTGTACGAATACCTTAAGGAATATGACCGATTTTTCAGCTGGGTTTTGGAGTCTGGTATTTCAAACGCTGATAAAATATCCGATATTCCTTTATCAGTTTTGGAAAATATGTCTAAGAAAGACATGGAATCCTTTATCCTTTATCTACGTGAACGTCCCTTGCTGAATGCTAATACAACAAAACAAGGTGTTTCACAGACAACTATCAATCGAACCTTATCAGCACTTTCTAGTCTTTACAAGTATCTAACCGAGGAGGTTGAAAATGATCAGGGGGAACCTTATTTCTATCGTAATGTAATGAAAAAAGTTTCAACCAAGAAAAAGAAAGAAACCCTTGCTGCCAGAGCTGAAAATATCAAGCAAAAACTCTTTCTAGGTGATGAAACAGCAGGTTTTCTAACTTATATCGATCAAGAGCACCCACAACAGCTTTCAAATCGAGCTCTCTCATCATTCAACAAAAATAAAGAACGAGATTTAGCCATTATTGCCCTTCTCTTGGCATCTGGTGTTCGCTTATCTGAAGCTGTTAATCTAGATCTAAGAGATCTCAATCTAAAAATGATGGTTATTGATGTTACTCGAAAAGGTGGCAAACGTGACTCAGTCAATGTCGCTGCTTTTGCTAAACCTTATTTAGAGAATTATCTGGCCATTCGGAATCAACGCTATAAAACGGAAAAAACAGATACAGCCCTTTTTTTAACTCTCTACAGAGGTGTTCCTAATCGTATCGATGCTTCTAGCGTTGAGAAAATGGTTGCTAAATACTCAGAGGATTTTAAAGTGCGTGTAACACCCCATAAACTGCGCCATACGCTAGCAACTAGGCTCTATGATGCGACTAAATCACAAGTTTTAGTCAGTCACCAACTAGGACATGCCAGCACACAAGTCACTGACCTCTATACCCATATTGTTAATGATGAACAAAAGAATGCTCTAGATAGTTTATAA
- a CDS encoding XRE family transcriptional regulator, translating into MFSGQRLKSLRKEKKMSQEKLGSLLNISKVAVCNWENAKSFPTMDNLNELAKVLEVEPHYFEEHSEVISIYRQLNKANKNKVVVYSSELLEEQEKFDNKVVDIFSYKTYKGLSAGTGYSYFGDGKYTLTYSTENIPHDFASWVVGDSMEPELPDGDVVLIKQSTNIEDGQIYAIEFNNQTYVKKVYRYKTYLRLVSINEKYDDIYAPYEENPRIIGKIVGHFTPIDDVK; encoded by the coding sequence ATGTTTTCAGGTCAACGTTTAAAATCTCTTCGAAAAGAGAAAAAAATGAGCCAAGAAAAACTCGGCTCTCTGTTAAATATTTCTAAAGTTGCAGTCTGTAACTGGGAGAACGCAAAATCTTTTCCAACCATGGATAATCTAAATGAACTTGCTAAGGTTCTTGAGGTTGAACCTCATTATTTCGAGGAGCATAGCGAAGTGATCAGCATCTATCGTCAATTAAATAAAGCTAACAAAAATAAAGTTGTCGTATATTCCTCAGAATTACTTGAGGAACAAGAAAAATTCGATAACAAGGTTGTTGATATATTCAGTTATAAAACCTATAAAGGTCTTTCTGCAGGAACAGGCTACTCCTACTTTGGAGATGGGAAATATACTCTTACTTATTCAACTGAGAATATTCCTCATGATTTTGCCTCATGGGTTGTAGGTGACTCAATGGAACCAGAACTTCCTGATGGTGATGTAGTTTTGATTAAACAATCCACAAACATCGAGGATGGCCAAATTTATGCGATTGAGTTTAATAACCAAACATATGTAAAAAAAGTATATCGTTACAAAACGTATCTACGACTTGTTTCAATAAATGAGAAGTATGATGATATATATGCTCCATATGAAGAAAACCCTCGAATTATTGGAAAGATTGTTGGTCATTTTACACCTATTGATGATGTGAAATAA